The following coding sequences lie in one Microcoleus sp. FACHB-672 genomic window:
- a CDS encoding DUF86 domain-containing protein yields MLRDSAALLDIARFANQILELTLGMSREEFEADIRTQLAVLYEIAVLGEAVKRLSFEFRAQYPDIPWVEIAGMRDKVIHQYDKVRVEVVWLTIQNDMPALLAMIEPLLPVEEN; encoded by the coding sequence ATGTTAAGGGATAGCGCTGCTCTTTTAGATATTGCGAGATTTGCCAATCAAATTCTAGAATTAACTTTGGGAATGAGTCGAGAAGAATTTGAGGCGGACATCAGAACTCAATTAGCGGTGTTATATGAAATTGCCGTTCTGGGAGAAGCAGTAAAGCGTTTATCTTTTGAGTTTCGCGCACAGTATCCAGATATCCCTTGGGTGGAAATTGCTGGGATGAGAGATAAAGTTATCCATCAATACGATAAAGTTAGAGTGGAGGTGGTTTGGCTCACGATTCAGAATGATATGCCGGCTCTTTTGGCAATGATTGAGCCATTATTGCCGGTAGAGGAAAATTAA
- a CDS encoding circularly permuted type 2 ATP-grasp protein — protein sequence MRFDSYDPGDFYDELFVGEGTPRPEATPLIERIHSLSEGELKRRQQAAQIALFKQGVTFSVYGDSEGTERIFPFDIIPRIVAAGEWAKLERGLKQRIFALNLFIADIYDEQKIIKDGIIPAELIHSAKGFLPPCMGLKPPAGIWCHITGTDLVRDRDGQWYVLEDNLRCPSGVSYVLENRRVMKTTFPQVFRTMEIEPVHKYPGHLLETLLNLAQKNLADPTVAVLTPGIYNSAYFEHSFLAQQMGVELVEGRDLVVADGYLQMRTTKGLQRVDVLYRRIDDDFIDPKVFRPNSLIGIPGFMEVYQAGRVGIANALGTGVADDKVIYAYVPQMIHYYLNEDPILPNVPTYLCWESKQLEHVLCNLDKFVVKAANESGGYGMLVGPHASQEEREEFAQRIQANPRNYIAQPTLCLSRVPTLVDDHFEGCHVDLRPYILYGKEIYVNPGGLTRVALKKGSLVVNSSQGGGSKDTWVLTH from the coding sequence GTGCGATTTGATAGTTACGATCCAGGGGATTTCTACGATGAACTGTTCGTCGGCGAGGGCACACCCCGCCCAGAAGCGACTCCTTTGATAGAAAGAATTCACTCACTATCTGAAGGGGAATTGAAGCGGCGGCAGCAGGCAGCACAAATTGCGCTGTTTAAGCAAGGCGTCACGTTTAGTGTCTACGGTGATAGTGAGGGGACGGAGCGAATTTTTCCTTTTGACATTATCCCGCGCATTGTTGCAGCCGGCGAATGGGCAAAACTCGAACGGGGACTCAAGCAACGGATTTTTGCCTTAAATCTGTTCATCGCAGACATCTACGACGAACAGAAAATTATTAAAGATGGCATTATTCCAGCAGAATTAATTCACTCGGCGAAAGGGTTTCTCCCGCCTTGCATGGGGTTGAAACCACCGGCAGGGATTTGGTGTCACATCACCGGCACTGATCTGGTGCGTGATAGAGATGGACAATGGTATGTCTTGGAAGACAATCTTCGCTGTCCTTCAGGGGTTTCCTACGTTCTAGAAAACCGGCGGGTGATGAAAACCACCTTTCCCCAAGTGTTTCGGACAATGGAAATTGAGCCGGTGCATAAATATCCCGGCCATCTCCTAGAAACCTTACTGAATTTAGCCCAAAAAAATTTAGCAGATCCGACCGTTGCTGTTCTCACTCCAGGCATTTATAATTCCGCCTATTTTGAGCATTCTTTCCTCGCTCAGCAGATGGGCGTAGAATTAGTCGAAGGGCGCGATTTAGTGGTGGCGGATGGTTACTTACAAATGCGAACCACAAAAGGCTTGCAGCGGGTGGATGTGCTTTACCGGCGCATTGACGACGACTTCATTGATCCCAAAGTTTTCCGTCCCAACTCCTTAATCGGAATTCCCGGTTTCATGGAAGTTTATCAAGCCGGTCGGGTTGGTATTGCCAACGCATTAGGTACAGGGGTTGCAGATGATAAAGTCATCTATGCCTACGTGCCCCAAATGATTCACTATTACCTCAATGAAGACCCTATTTTGCCCAACGTTCCTACCTATTTATGTTGGGAATCAAAGCAGTTAGAACACGTTCTGTGTAACCTCGACAAATTTGTTGTCAAAGCAGCCAATGAATCCGGCGGTTACGGAATGTTAGTTGGCCCTCACGCTTCCCAAGAAGAACGAGAAGAATTTGCCCAACGAATTCAAGCAAATCCTCGCAATTATATCGCCCAGCCCACTCTTTGCTTGTCACGAGTTCCCACACTCGTAGACGATCATTTTGAAGGATGCCATGTAGACTTGCGGCCTTATATTCTTTATGGCAAAGAAATCTACGTCAATCCCGGTGGCTTAACCCGCGTCGCCCTCAAAAAAGGCTCCTTAGTCGTAAACTCCTCCCAAGGAGGCGGATCAAAAGATACTTGGGTACTCACTCACTAA
- a CDS encoding dicarboxylate/amino acid:cation symporter yields MEKPESKARPLWQRIPLYLQILIALILAVLLGIALGAGQPSPNNIVFINNLAIPCNLVLKALRALATPLILLAVIHAFMTATIPGRSGRRLAILLISNTLAAILIGLLVANVLQPGKWGKLATPSDASEVSKTLDPWGLLQDMVPEAVLAPLVDNNVIQLIFLALAFGIVLRGLKAEQTAQGKTDYIAVEQGITLLFEAVIRILHWVIALVPLAVFGIVAKTVALQGFEPFKALGAFIVAVLLALFLQRCYYLSRVYLQSLASPQKFLAGGSDALLTAFSTASSTATMPITYEAMLEKVGLREASASLGVLVGSNFNNDGTALYEAMSALFVAQVLGINLSLPQQFIVVITSIFASVGAAGIPEAGLVTMTLVFSAVGLPTQYIALLISVDWFLDRCRTAINVMGDMTVSAILDGKKRQLLPAEELTLQSEE; encoded by the coding sequence ATGGAAAAGCCAGAAAGCAAAGCCCGCCCATTGTGGCAGCGCATCCCACTTTACTTGCAGATACTCATTGCCCTAATTCTGGCAGTCTTATTAGGAATTGCTTTAGGTGCCGGCCAACCCAGCCCTAACAATATTGTCTTTATCAACAACCTGGCAATTCCCTGCAACCTGGTACTGAAAGCCCTCCGCGCCCTCGCCACCCCGCTGATTTTGTTGGCAGTGATCCATGCCTTTATGACCGCCACGATCCCCGGCAGATCGGGCCGGCGTCTGGCAATTCTTCTGATAAGCAATACCCTAGCCGCAATTCTCATCGGGCTTTTGGTCGCAAACGTCCTGCAACCGGGTAAGTGGGGCAAATTAGCTACCCCCTCAGACGCCTCTGAAGTCAGCAAAACCCTTGATCCGTGGGGATTACTTCAGGATATGGTGCCAGAGGCCGTTCTCGCGCCTTTGGTGGATAACAATGTCATTCAGCTCATTTTTCTCGCTTTGGCGTTTGGAATCGTGCTGCGGGGCTTAAAAGCTGAGCAAACTGCCCAAGGGAAGACAGATTACATAGCAGTTGAACAGGGCATCACCCTGTTATTTGAAGCGGTGATCCGCATTTTGCACTGGGTAATTGCTCTCGTCCCCTTAGCTGTTTTTGGAATTGTTGCCAAAACCGTCGCGTTGCAAGGATTTGAACCGTTTAAAGCTTTAGGTGCTTTTATTGTAGCAGTGCTGCTGGCTTTGTTCTTGCAACGTTGCTATTACCTCAGCCGAGTGTACCTTCAATCGTTGGCGAGTCCGCAAAAATTCTTGGCAGGAGGATCGGATGCGCTGCTGACTGCTTTCTCTACTGCTTCCTCAACCGCAACGATGCCAATCACCTATGAGGCAATGTTGGAAAAAGTTGGTTTGCGAGAAGCTTCTGCTTCCTTGGGGGTGCTGGTTGGCAGCAATTTCAATAATGATGGCACGGCACTTTATGAGGCGATGTCCGCTTTGTTTGTCGCCCAAGTTCTGGGAATTAATCTTTCCCTGCCCCAGCAGTTTATTGTTGTGATTACATCCATTTTTGCCTCGGTGGGTGCCGCCGGCATTCCTGAAGCCGGTTTGGTAACCATGACGTTGGTATTTTCTGCGGTTGGTTTGCCCACCCAATACATTGCGTTATTAATCTCGGTTGATTGGTTCCTTGATCGCTGCCGCACTGCTATCAATGTTATGGGAGACATGACAGTTAGCGCGATACTCGACGGGAAAAAACGTCAACTTCTGCCGGCAGAGGAATTAACTTTGCAAAGTGAAGAGTGA
- a CDS encoding alpha-E domain-containing protein: MLSRVANSIYWLTRYVERAENIARFIDVNLNLLLDSPAGTTQQWEPLVVTTGDLPLFQERYGEATAENVIQFLTFDRKYSNSILSCLQRARENARSIREIISSEMWEQVNAFYLMVKEADPDQSLSALHEFFTQVKMASHLFAGVMDATMSHNEGWNFGQMGRLLERADKITRILDVKYFILLPSAKDVGTTLDEIQWIALLRSASAYEMYRKCQHRITPTGVVEFLILDQNFPRSIRFCLLRSERALHKITGTPGGTWRDPGERALGRLRSELDYLTIDEIIQQGLHEFLNDLQIQLNGVGNQIFKTFFALEPIH, encoded by the coding sequence ATGTTGAGCCGCGTTGCTAATTCTATTTATTGGCTCACTCGCTATGTTGAGCGAGCCGAAAATATTGCCCGATTTATTGATGTGAATTTGAATTTACTTCTCGATTCTCCTGCCGGCACCACCCAGCAGTGGGAACCTTTAGTGGTAACAACCGGCGATTTGCCTTTGTTTCAAGAACGTTACGGTGAGGCAACCGCAGAAAATGTCATTCAATTTCTAACTTTTGATAGAAAATATTCTAATTCTATCCTCTCATGCCTCCAGAGAGCTAGAGAAAACGCTCGCTCAATTCGAGAAATTATTTCCTCAGAAATGTGGGAACAAGTCAATGCCTTTTATCTAATGGTCAAAGAGGCCGATCCCGACCAATCTTTATCGGCTCTGCATGAGTTTTTTACGCAAGTAAAAATGGCAAGTCACCTATTTGCCGGTGTGATGGATGCCACAATGTCCCATAATGAAGGGTGGAATTTCGGTCAGATGGGACGTCTTTTAGAACGTGCAGATAAAATAACTCGCATCTTAGATGTGAAGTATTTTATTTTGCTTCCTTCGGCAAAAGATGTGGGCACAACCCTGGATGAAATTCAGTGGATCGCGTTACTTCGTTCGGCAAGTGCTTACGAAATGTATCGCAAATGTCAGCATCGAATTACCCCCACCGGCGTTGTAGAATTTTTGATTTTAGATCAAAATTTTCCGCGATCAATTCGATTTTGCTTGTTGCGTTCAGAACGTGCGCTTCATAAAATAACGGGGACGCCGGGGGGAACGTGGAGAGATCCGGGCGAAAGAGCTTTAGGACGCTTGCGTTCGGAGCTGGATTATCTGACAATTGATGAAATCATTCAACAAGGTTTGCATGAATTTTTGAATGACTTACAAATCCAGTTGAATGGTGTCGGCAACCAAATTTTTAAAACGTTCTTTGCTTTGGAACCCATTCATTAA
- the era gene encoding GTPase Era, with protein MNISDITPIPTPPAGFKSGFIGIIGRPNVGKSTLMNYLVGQKIAITSPVAQTTRNRLRGILTTPEAQLIFVDTPGIHKPHHQLGEVLVQNAQIAIRSVDVILFVVDASVPAGGGDRYIAELLNNIETPVILGLNKIDQQPSESEQLDESYQQLIAGHKWPIVKFSAITGTGLDTLQTLLIDHLEAGPYYYPPDLVTDQPERFIMGELIREQILLLTREEVPHSVAVVIDIVEETPKITRILATIHVERDSQKGILIGKGGSMLKEIGSAAREQMQKLIDGKVYLELFVKVQPKWRQSRQHLADLGYRVEE; from the coding sequence CTGAATATCTCAGATATTACGCCAATCCCTACCCCACCTGCCGGGTTTAAATCCGGCTTCATCGGCATTATCGGACGCCCGAATGTCGGCAAATCTACCCTGATGAATTATCTGGTGGGGCAAAAAATTGCAATTACTTCGCCTGTCGCGCAAACCACCCGCAACCGGCTCAGAGGCATCCTAACGACTCCAGAAGCTCAGTTGATTTTCGTCGATACTCCAGGTATCCACAAACCCCACCACCAGTTAGGGGAAGTGCTGGTGCAAAACGCCCAAATTGCCATCCGATCCGTTGATGTCATTTTGTTTGTTGTGGATGCTTCCGTCCCAGCCGGCGGCGGAGATCGTTACATTGCAGAACTTTTGAACAACATTGAAACGCCGGTTATCTTAGGGTTGAACAAAATCGACCAGCAACCCTCAGAGTCTGAACAGTTGGATGAGAGTTATCAGCAATTGATTGCCGGCCACAAATGGCCCATTGTGAAATTCTCCGCTATCACCGGCACTGGACTGGACACCCTGCAAACACTCTTAATCGACCATTTAGAAGCCGGTCCCTATTATTATCCTCCCGACTTAGTCACCGATCAACCTGAACGCTTTATCATGGGCGAACTGATCCGGGAGCAAATTTTACTTCTCACCCGCGAAGAAGTTCCCCACTCAGTCGCTGTCGTTATTGATATTGTGGAAGAGACACCCAAAATAACCCGAATTTTAGCCACAATTCACGTCGAACGCGATTCTCAAAAAGGAATTCTCATTGGTAAAGGCGGCAGTATGCTCAAAGAAATTGGCAGTGCTGCCCGTGAACAAATGCAAAAGTTAATTGATGGTAAAGTCTATTTAGAGCTGTTTGTTAAAGTGCAGCCCAAATGGCGACAATCGCGCCAACATCTAGCTGATTTGGGTTATCGAGTTGAGGAATAA
- a CDS encoding dihydrofolate reductase family protein, translated as MRKIRLFIASSLDGYIARTSGDVDWLFTDQDYGYTDFYTQIDTLIMGNKTYQQALSFGEYPYKGKEGLVLSKTRAGERDNNVEFVGGDLKSFLNKLLNQSGGDIWLVGGAETIYYFMKHGFVHELILSIHPKVLGDGIPLIVRDPSLETELELKDVKTFESGLLQVSYDLKRKSTDIV; from the coding sequence ATGAGAAAAATCCGATTATTCATTGCTTCTAGTCTTGACGGATACATTGCGAGAACATCAGGCGATGTGGATTGGTTGTTCACAGATCAAGATTACGGTTACACAGACTTCTATACCCAAATTGACACGTTGATTATGGGGAATAAGACCTATCAGCAAGCCTTGAGTTTTGGAGAATACCCATATAAAGGGAAGGAAGGGTTGGTTTTATCAAAAACTCGTGCCGGTGAAAGAGATAATAACGTAGAATTTGTGGGTGGCGATTTAAAAAGCTTCCTTAACAAGCTGCTTAACCAAAGTGGGGGTGATATTTGGTTAGTTGGGGGAGCCGAAACAATTTATTATTTTATGAAGCATGGGTTTGTACATGAATTAATTCTTTCAATACACCCAAAAGTTCTAGGAGATGGCATTCCACTGATTGTGCGAGATCCGAGCTTAGAAACAGAACTTGAGTTGAAGGACGTTAAAACATTTGAATCGGGATTGTTGCAAGTGTCTTATGATTTAAAAAGAAAATCTACTGACATCGTCTGA
- a CDS encoding PAS domain S-box protein, with translation MNAFAPKHRRSRWFNLEVRRQGALIIAIPVTCLVTSLIAIACLRDIVSNGRKQEDHSRQVVIEVNRALTNIVSAETGIRAYALTKRPEFLEPYQAAKSNLPESLKKLRSLVQNNPSQAQQIKQIQQSAQERMSSFEQTLILINRLGKTTSTSPQLNAQLVEGKLRMDTLRREIAQFSTEEETRLGQLKRYVVRMRDLTTGFQWFALFFGLIGAGTAWQLFDRLERQLRKREISLQESKIRIQAVVDNAADGIITLDERGNIESFNPAAERIFGYKMAQVTGMNIRQLIAEPAREGTSSDSFNYFLATPTAKISCCQRETTGRREDGISFPMDLAISEMHLAPERLFIAICRDITERQQADETVRSQAQLLDLANDSIIVRDLNDRITYWNQGARHLYGWKSKEILGQEVHTLLKTEFPQPLEAIKQTLLNQGRWEGQLEHTKRDGTKVTVSSRWTLQRDEEGQPAAILEINNDVTERQRWVQVLRDSQQMLQLVMDNIPQFIFWKDCNSVYLGCNDNIASLFDLNSRADIIGLTDYDLPLNREEAERYHALDRQVMETNTPIYHMVEPLSLNLPDRKTIWVDANKVPLTDGAGNVVGILGTFEDITERLHSEAALAESEQRFRVSFEQAAVGMAQANLEGRLIMVNQKLCEIIGYSREELLQMKFQEFTHPDDLNAELESLHQLLAGEIENYSIEKRYIRKDRLPVWVNISVSLLRDSNGEQTLMGAVEDITFRKQAEEALRGRAEELSRTTAILARTTANLKKRNQELDQFAYVVSHDLKAPLRAISNLSSWIEEDLEEHLTEDTRHQMNLLRGRVHRMEALIEALLQYSRVGRIKSALETVSVADLLEDVLDSLAPPASFTVEVEPEMPALETERLLLEQVFANLIGNAIKHNHRQAGHVKISVKDLGDFYEFAVADDGPGIAPEYHEKVFVIFQTLEARDKVENTGIGLSLVKKTVENQGGTVKLASQAGQGATFSFTWPKQPIEHH, from the coding sequence ATGAATGCCTTCGCGCCCAAACACCGGCGCTCCCGATGGTTTAATCTAGAGGTGCGCCGGCAAGGAGCGCTGATTATTGCCATCCCGGTCACCTGTCTGGTTACCTCATTGATTGCAATCGCTTGTTTGCGGGATATCGTTTCTAATGGTCGAAAACAAGAAGATCACAGCAGGCAAGTTGTGATAGAAGTCAATCGCGCACTCACAAATATTGTGAGTGCTGAAACCGGCATCCGGGCTTACGCCCTTACCAAGCGTCCTGAATTTCTAGAACCCTATCAAGCGGCCAAGAGCAATTTGCCTGAGTCGCTAAAAAAACTTAGGAGTTTGGTTCAAAACAATCCCTCCCAAGCGCAACAAATCAAACAAATTCAACAAAGCGCTCAAGAAAGGATGAGCAGCTTTGAGCAAACGCTGATATTAATCAATCGTTTGGGCAAAACAACCAGCACATCGCCACAACTGAACGCTCAGCTGGTTGAGGGCAAATTGAGAATGGATACCTTGCGCCGGGAGATCGCTCAGTTTAGCACTGAAGAAGAAACCCGGTTGGGTCAGCTCAAGCGTTACGTCGTGCGAATGCGGGATCTCACCACCGGCTTTCAGTGGTTCGCCTTATTTTTTGGCTTGATCGGTGCGGGGACAGCTTGGCAATTATTTGACCGTTTAGAGCGCCAGCTCAGGAAGCGAGAAATAAGTTTGCAAGAAAGTAAAATTCGCATCCAAGCCGTTGTAGACAACGCCGCAGATGGAATTATCACCCTCGATGAGCGAGGGAACATTGAGTCTTTCAACCCTGCTGCAGAGCGGATCTTTGGCTATAAAATGGCACAAGTCACAGGGATGAATATCAGGCAGCTAATAGCGGAGCCGGCTCGCGAAGGTACGAGCAGCGATTCATTCAACTACTTTTTAGCCACCCCAACCGCTAAAATCAGCTGCTGCCAGCGAGAAACCACGGGACGGCGCGAGGACGGCATCAGCTTCCCAATGGATTTAGCCATCAGCGAAATGCATCTCGCCCCAGAGCGCCTGTTCATTGCGATTTGCCGCGACATTACCGAGCGCCAGCAAGCCGATGAAACCGTGCGAAGCCAAGCACAACTGCTCGATTTGGCCAATGACAGCATCATCGTGCGCGACTTAAACGATAGAATTACCTACTGGAATCAGGGTGCCAGACATCTGTACGGATGGAAAAGTAAAGAAATACTCGGCCAAGAAGTTCACACGCTGTTAAAAACAGAATTTCCCCAACCCCTGGAGGCAATTAAACAAACGTTGCTCAATCAAGGCCGGTGGGAAGGACAGCTGGAACACACCAAGCGAGATGGGACAAAAGTGACCGTTTCCAGCCGGTGGACGCTACAGCGAGACGAAGAAGGCCAGCCGGCAGCCATCTTAGAAATTAATAACGATGTTACAGAGCGCCAGCGTTGGGTGCAAGTGCTGCGCGACTCACAGCAAATGTTACAGCTGGTGATGGACAACATCCCCCAGTTTATCTTTTGGAAAGATTGCAATTCCGTTTACCTGGGCTGCAATGACAACATTGCGTCGCTATTCGATTTAAATAGTCGCGCAGATATCATTGGGCTGACTGACTACGATTTGCCGCTCAATCGCGAGGAAGCAGAACGCTATCATGCCCTTGACCGGCAGGTAATGGAAACAAACACGCCCATCTATCACATGGTTGAACCGTTATCCTTAAATTTGCCTGATCGCAAAACGATTTGGGTCGATGCTAATAAAGTTCCCCTCACCGATGGAGCCGGCAATGTCGTGGGAATTTTAGGAACCTTTGAGGATATCACGGAGCGCCTGCACTCGGAGGCGGCTTTAGCCGAGAGCGAACAGCGCTTCCGTGTCAGCTTCGAGCAGGCGGCTGTGGGGATGGCCCAAGCCAACCTAGAGGGCCGGTTGATTATGGTGAATCAAAAGCTCTGTGAAATTATCGGTTACAGCCGCGAAGAACTTCTGCAAATGAAGTTTCAAGAGTTTACTCACCCAGACGACCTCAACGCAGAGCTAGAATCCTTGCATCAACTGTTAGCCGGTGAAATTGAAAACTACTCGATAGAGAAGCGTTACATCCGCAAAGATCGATTGCCGGTGTGGGTCAATATTAGTGTCTCGCTGCTGCGCGATTCCAATGGTGAACAAACGCTGATGGGAGCCGTTGAAGACATTACGTTTCGCAAGCAGGCGGAAGAAGCACTGCGAGGGCGAGCAGAAGAACTTTCACGCACCACAGCAATTTTGGCAAGAACTACCGCAAATTTAAAGAAACGCAATCAGGAACTCGACCAGTTTGCCTATGTCGTCTCCCACGACTTGAAAGCACCGCTACGGGCGATCTCTAACCTCAGCAGCTGGATAGAAGAAGACCTTGAAGAACACTTAACCGAGGATACCCGGCATCAAATGAACCTGCTGCGCGGGCGCGTTCACCGCATGGAAGCGCTGATTGAGGCGCTGTTGCAGTATTCTCGTGTTGGGCGCATAAAAAGTGCGTTAGAAACTGTCAGCGTTGCTGATTTGCTAGAAGATGTGCTTGATTCTCTGGCTCCACCGGCATCGTTCACTGTCGAAGTTGAACCGGAAATGCCGGCACTGGAGACAGAACGGTTACTCTTAGAGCAGGTTTTTGCCAATTTGATTGGCAATGCCATTAAACATAACCACCGGCAAGCCGGTCATGTGAAAATATCAGTAAAAGACCTCGGAGATTTTTACGAGTTTGCTGTGGCTGATGACGGCCCTGGCATTGCCCCTGAATATCATGAAAAAGTGTTTGTTATCTTTCAGACTTTGGAAGCTCGCGATAAGGTCGAGAACACCGGCATCGGTCTGTCGCTTGTTAAAAAAACTGTAGAAAACCAGGGGGGAACCGTCAAGCTAGCATCCCAGGCAGGTCAAGGCGCTACTTTTAGCTTTACCTGGCCAAAGCAACCTATTGAACACCACTAA
- a CDS encoding response regulator: MMEETMIHLLLVEDDEVDVMNVRRAFKKNNITNPLYVANNGLEALFMLRGNGEAPLIPAKRRLILLDINMPKMNGIEFLRELRADNSLKSIPVIVLTTSNEDKDKVEAYHLNVAGYILKPVTFSSFVDAIATLNKYWTLSEIP, encoded by the coding sequence ATGATGGAAGAAACGATGATTCATCTCCTGCTTGTAGAGGACGATGAGGTTGATGTGATGAATGTCCGACGAGCATTTAAAAAAAACAACATCACGAATCCTCTCTACGTGGCAAATAATGGTTTAGAAGCGCTGTTTATGTTACGCGGCAATGGGGAAGCGCCGTTGATTCCGGCTAAGCGCCGCCTAATTTTGCTCGATATCAATATGCCCAAAATGAATGGAATTGAGTTTTTACGGGAATTGCGTGCGGACAATTCCCTGAAATCCATCCCAGTGATTGTCCTGACGACCTCGAATGAAGATAAAGATAAGGTGGAAGCTTATCACTTAAATGTTGCGGGATACATTCTTAAACCCGTAACATTCTCTAGCTTTGTTGATGCGATTGCGACGCTTAACAAATATTGGACACTGAGTGAAATTCCTTAG